A single region of the Changchengzhania lutea genome encodes:
- a CDS encoding AAA family ATPase: MSDVAAVEQFVNRYKDLRTEIAKVIIGQDDVVNQILISIFSGGHSLLIGVPGLAKTLMVNTIAQALGLDFKRIQFTPDLMPSDILGSEILDEDRHFKFIKGPIFANIILADEINRTPPKTQAALLEAMQERSVTVAGHHYQLSLPYFVLATQNPIEQEGTYPLPEAQLDRFMFAINLDYPSYKEEVEVVKATTTDNIVQVNPLFSAQEIIDFQHLIRRIPVADNVIEYAVTIVSKTRPNGDSPSDLVKNYVDWGAGPRASQNLILAAKTHAVIHGKFSPDIENVQAVAHSILRHRIIKNYKAEAEGVSEGQIIKSLF; this comes from the coding sequence ATGTCAGATGTTGCTGCTGTAGAACAATTTGTTAATCGATATAAAGATTTAAGAACTGAAATAGCCAAGGTTATCATTGGGCAAGACGACGTCGTAAATCAAATATTGATTTCAATTTTTTCTGGCGGACACTCATTGCTTATTGGTGTGCCAGGGTTGGCAAAAACACTCATGGTCAATACCATAGCTCAGGCTTTAGGTCTTGATTTTAAACGTATTCAATTCACGCCAGATTTAATGCCAAGTGATATTCTTGGAAGTGAAATACTCGATGAAGACCGGCACTTTAAATTCATTAAAGGACCTATTTTCGCTAATATCATTCTTGCTGATGAGATTAATAGAACTCCACCAAAAACTCAAGCCGCTTTATTAGAAGCCATGCAAGAACGGTCAGTTACCGTTGCCGGGCATCATTATCAATTAAGTTTGCCATATTTTGTGTTGGCTACACAAAACCCGATAGAGCAAGAAGGGACGTACCCATTGCCGGAGGCGCAGTTGGATCGATTCATGTTTGCAATCAATTTAGATTATCCATCTTATAAAGAAGAGGTAGAAGTCGTAAAAGCAACTACAACGGATAACATAGTACAAGTGAACCCGTTATTTTCTGCACAGGAAATAATTGATTTTCAACACTTGATTCGACGTATACCAGTGGCAGATAATGTTATTGAATATGCAGTAACCATAGTGTCTAAAACCAGACCAAATGGCGACTCACCTAGCGATTTAGTTAAAAATTATGTCGATTGGGGTGCAGGTCCTAGAGCTTCCCAAAATTTAATATTGGCAGCTAAAACGCATGCTGTGATTCATGGTAAATTTTCTCCGGACATCGAAAACGTACAAGCGGTGGCTCATAGTATTTTACGGCACAGAATTATTAAAAACTACAAAGCCGAAGCCGAAGGCGTTTCAGAAGGCCAGATTATTAAGAGCTTATTCTAA
- a CDS encoding peptidylprolyl isomerase, with product MLLKTKNLKFTINLKHLFILSMGLCVMNVAQAQEIIKDETEVVEASQEVDSLVVPQTVKVDSVTTMKPRKVDGVAAVVGDFIVLESDIDKAFLQLEAQGVNTKEIEPCQLFGKLLEDKLYAHHAIQDSIVVSDAEIRKNVDYQIEQFLPQFNGSMEKLLEFYKKDDEKSFKDEMFEINKSNQLAQKMQAKIVEELEVTPEEVRIFFNKIPKEERPTFGTELKVAQIVAEPKVAEDEKQKVIDRLKGFKADVLENGASFRSKVVLYTDDKASISTGGKYVLNRKQPRMVKEFRQAAFSLQEGEISEPVETEYGYHIIYLEKIRGQEYDVSHILLIPKVSDDAVKEARERLNKVRERIVKGDISFADAAREASDEKETRNDGGQLINPQTQDYNFELTRMDPELYSQIQNLKDNEVSLVLTEEDRTGNKKFKILMVTDRIDEHEADYARDYLKIKELALNEKRVQTIEKWQEEKILDTYIKIGDSHKNCEFSGNWLKQ from the coding sequence ATGCTATTAAAAACAAAGAATTTGAAGTTTACGATTAATTTGAAGCACCTATTTATCTTAAGCATGGGGCTGTGTGTTATGAATGTAGCCCAAGCTCAAGAAATCATAAAAGATGAAACGGAAGTTGTCGAAGCGAGTCAGGAAGTAGATTCGTTAGTAGTGCCACAAACCGTAAAAGTAGACTCAGTAACTACCATGAAGCCGCGAAAAGTAGATGGTGTTGCGGCTGTTGTTGGCGATTTTATTGTTTTAGAATCAGACATAGATAAGGCATTTTTGCAATTAGAAGCCCAAGGTGTAAATACAAAAGAGATCGAACCATGTCAGTTGTTCGGAAAATTACTAGAGGATAAATTATATGCGCATCATGCCATTCAGGATAGTATTGTTGTCTCTGATGCCGAAATTCGTAAAAATGTAGATTATCAAATTGAACAATTTTTACCTCAATTTAATGGCTCTATGGAAAAACTTCTGGAATTCTATAAAAAGGATGATGAAAAGAGTTTTAAGGATGAGATGTTCGAAATCAACAAAAGCAACCAACTTGCTCAAAAAATGCAAGCTAAAATTGTTGAAGAGTTAGAAGTAACACCAGAAGAAGTTCGAATTTTCTTTAATAAAATACCAAAGGAAGAGCGTCCTACATTTGGAACCGAATTAAAAGTAGCACAAATTGTAGCAGAGCCAAAGGTTGCTGAAGATGAAAAACAAAAGGTTATCGATAGGCTTAAAGGCTTTAAAGCAGACGTATTGGAAAACGGAGCAAGTTTTCGTTCAAAAGTGGTGTTGTACACAGACGATAAGGCTTCTATAAGTACAGGTGGAAAATATGTATTAAACAGAAAACAGCCTAGAATGGTAAAGGAATTTAGGCAAGCGGCATTTTCACTTCAAGAGGGTGAAATTTCTGAGCCTGTTGAGACAGAGTATGGATATCATATTATTTATTTAGAAAAAATTAGAGGGCAGGAATATGATGTAAGTCACATTCTACTAATTCCTAAAGTATCAGATGATGCTGTTAAGGAAGCTCGAGAACGATTGAATAAAGTTCGAGAACGTATTGTTAAAGGTGATATTTCTTTTGCTGATGCCGCTCGTGAAGCTAGTGATGAGAAAGAAACACGTAATGATGGTGGGCAGCTTATTAATCCGCAAACACAAGATTATAATTTTGAATTGACCCGAATGGATCCGGAATTGTATTCTCAAATCCAAAATTTAAAAGACAATGAAGTTAGTCTTGTTTTAACAGAAGAAGACCGAACGGGTAACAAAAAATTCAAAATTTTAATGGTTACAGATAGAATTGATGAACATGAAGCTGATTATGCCCGTGATTATTTAAAAATCAAAGAATTGGCGCTTAATGAAAAGCGTGTTCAAACTATTGAGAAATGGCAAGAAGAGAAAATTTTAGACACTTATATTAAAATTGGCGATTCTCATAAAAATTGTGAGTTTTCTGGTAACTGGTTAAAACAATAA